In Sphingobium sp. EP60837, one genomic interval encodes:
- a CDS encoding putative bifunctional diguanylate cyclase/phosphodiesterase, translated as MPRIGHRVQERKIRPGFWLAALLLCVALPAGLLAFRQAALPLLIILSVAALAYLAVEGFWLIRLGRSLGVGGSCPMGRAVHGRVLKLIDANRSIAQRLVQRHGVSGLPTRERLIQAMSEGPGILGIIEFADFDRLSAIDPEKADQVLAEIAQRITRMAGTTRIAAHVDRAHFALWFAGASENEAAPALQAITYALQDRILIGGEELLPVIRMGHMLCDPAATPAEKLLSRAFSTLAARHSGALSPADALSQATGYDFALEQDLRRAITSGEFELWFQPFIDARSQSVCGAEALIRWRHPTRGFVSPAEFIPLAEAAGLADEIGTWVLDAACRATRSWSATGLPAVKIAVNVSGRQLERDGFDRLVERTLSRHGLPPHLLELELTETIAMADSRTAALLFERLRALGVAISIDDFGTGYSSLSYLKKLSFDKLKIDREFVTDVDSRRDCQAICQSIIALGRGLGINVLAEGVERPEEMIWLRRHGCQLFQGFHFARPMPESDFLAFARDRQAITRLFTPKTLPSPGRPAPHARIAR; from the coding sequence ATGCCGCGCATTGGTCACAGGGTGCAGGAGAGGAAAATCCGGCCGGGCTTTTGGCTGGCGGCTCTCCTTTTGTGCGTCGCCTTGCCCGCCGGCTTGCTGGCCTTCCGCCAAGCGGCCCTGCCTCTCCTGATCATTCTATCCGTAGCGGCGCTCGCCTATTTAGCGGTAGAAGGCTTCTGGCTGATCCGCCTCGGACGTTCCCTTGGCGTAGGAGGCTCCTGTCCCATGGGGCGCGCCGTCCATGGGCGGGTCCTCAAACTCATCGACGCCAACCGGTCGATCGCCCAGCGCCTGGTGCAGCGCCATGGCGTATCGGGACTGCCGACCCGCGAAAGGCTGATCCAGGCGATGAGCGAGGGTCCCGGCATTTTGGGCATCATCGAATTTGCCGACTTCGACCGGCTGAGCGCCATCGACCCGGAAAAGGCCGATCAAGTCCTCGCCGAGATCGCGCAGCGGATCACCCGGATGGCAGGGACGACGCGGATCGCCGCGCATGTCGATCGCGCACACTTCGCCCTCTGGTTCGCCGGTGCGTCGGAAAATGAGGCGGCCCCCGCGTTGCAGGCGATCACCTATGCGCTGCAGGACCGCATATTGATCGGCGGCGAGGAACTGCTGCCCGTCATCCGCATGGGCCATATGCTATGCGATCCTGCAGCCACCCCGGCGGAAAAGCTGCTTTCCCGCGCCTTTTCCACTCTGGCTGCGCGGCACAGCGGCGCGCTTAGCCCGGCCGACGCGCTATCGCAGGCGACAGGCTACGATTTCGCGCTGGAACAGGACCTGCGCCGCGCCATTACCAGCGGCGAGTTTGAGCTGTGGTTCCAACCCTTCATCGACGCGCGCAGCCAGTCGGTTTGCGGCGCGGAAGCCCTTATCCGCTGGCGTCATCCAACGCGCGGGTTCGTTTCGCCCGCCGAGTTCATTCCGCTCGCCGAAGCGGCCGGACTAGCGGACGAGATTGGCACATGGGTCCTTGACGCTGCCTGCCGCGCCACGCGTAGTTGGTCGGCGACCGGCCTGCCCGCCGTCAAGATCGCGGTCAACGTTTCGGGCCGCCAGCTCGAACGCGATGGTTTTGACCGCCTCGTTGAACGGACGCTCAGCCGTCACGGCCTGCCGCCCCACCTGCTGGAGCTGGAGCTCACGGAGACCATCGCCATGGCCGATTCCCGTACGGCCGCCCTTCTGTTCGAGCGGTTAAGGGCGCTGGGCGTGGCGATCTCCATCGACGATTTCGGCACCGGCTATTCCAGCCTCAGCTATTTGAAGAAGCTGTCCTTCGACAAGCTCAAGATCGACCGGGAGTTCGTGACGGATGTGGACAGCCGGCGCGATTGCCAGGCGATCTGCCAGTCCATCATCGCGTTGGGCCGCGGCCTTGGCATCAACGTGCTGGCCGAAGGAGTGGAGCGCCCGGAGGAAATGATCTGGCTGCGCCGTCATGGCTGTCAGCTGTTCCAGGGGTTCCATTTCGCCCGCCCGATGCCCGAAAGCGATTTCCTGGCCTTCGCCCGCGATCGCCAGGCCATTACCCGCCTGTTCACCCCAAAAACCCTGCCGTCGCCCGGCAGACCAGCCCCGCACGCAAGGATCGCCCGATGA
- a CDS encoding low affinity iron permease family protein, translating into MDRIFTAIATRIASAAGQPLSFALALGLILVWGLTGPVFQYSDTWQLIINTGTTIITFLMVFLIQNSQNRDAAAMQAKLDEVIRALDSAREQFIGIEHRSAGEVEEIRAALEKEVGEEEGKAATADDSVEHVLRRT; encoded by the coding sequence ATGGATCGCATCTTCACCGCCATAGCCACGCGCATCGCCTCTGCCGCGGGTCAACCGCTGAGCTTCGCGCTGGCGCTCGGGCTCATCCTCGTCTGGGGCCTTACCGGACCCGTCTTTCAATATTCCGATACCTGGCAGCTCATCATCAACACCGGCACGACCATCATCACCTTCCTGATGGTCTTCCTGATCCAGAACAGTCAAAACCGGGACGCGGCAGCGATGCAGGCGAAGCTGGATGAGGTGATCCGGGCGCTCGATTCAGCGCGCGAGCAGTTCATCGGCATCGAGCATCGCAGCGCGGGCGAGGTGGAGGAGATCCGCGCCGCGCTGGAAAAGGAGGTCGGTGAGGAGGAGGGGAAGGCTGCGACGGCCGACGACAGCGTCGAACATGTGCTGCGGCGGACTTGA
- a CDS encoding AEC family transporter — MLGAVYSMAVTIFGALMPVFGLILIGYICGRYDILGDRAFEVLNRFVIAITLPILTFRSIAHMDPRNLAVPGMFAAVILGALATYGLAFAIARHFGRSGANANIAALCACFSNTGFIGLPVATLAWGPEAVAPVSVTMLIYSAIVFTVGLVMSEVTASQGHGITTGLKLAARSTVRSPLILLSVAGCIWSVLGLPLTGPADVLMATLAQATAPCALTAIGIFIALPRRTATPGPIGRVVALKLLVQPLITAAILWMLPPIPPLWAKVAILMAAMPCGASSFVLAGKAGRWAMELSAWAVMLTTTLASLSLIGILWWLGA; from the coding sequence ATGCTGGGGGCAGTATATTCCATGGCGGTGACGATCTTCGGCGCGTTAATGCCGGTCTTCGGATTGATCCTGATCGGCTATATTTGCGGTCGATACGACATATTGGGCGACCGCGCGTTCGAGGTGCTGAACCGCTTCGTCATCGCGATCACGCTGCCGATCCTCACCTTCCGATCGATCGCGCATATGGATCCGCGCAACCTGGCCGTGCCGGGCATGTTCGCCGCCGTGATCCTGGGCGCGCTGGCTACTTATGGCCTTGCCTTCGCGATCGCGCGGCACTTTGGGCGATCGGGCGCGAACGCGAATATCGCAGCGCTATGCGCCTGTTTTAGCAATACGGGCTTCATCGGCCTGCCGGTCGCGACACTGGCCTGGGGTCCGGAGGCGGTGGCGCCAGTGTCCGTGACGATGCTGATCTATTCCGCCATCGTCTTCACGGTCGGGCTGGTCATGAGCGAGGTGACGGCCAGTCAGGGCCACGGCATTACCACCGGCCTGAAGCTGGCCGCGCGATCGACCGTTCGCAGCCCGTTGATCCTGCTGTCGGTCGCAGGCTGCATCTGGTCGGTGCTCGGCCTACCGCTGACCGGCCCGGCCGACGTGTTGATGGCGACATTGGCGCAGGCGACGGCGCCGTGCGCGCTGACGGCCATAGGCATCTTCATCGCCCTTCCCCGCCGCACCGCTACGCCAGGGCCGATCGGCCGCGTCGTCGCGCTGAAGCTGCTGGTCCAGCCGTTAATCACCGCCGCGATCCTGTGGATGCTGCCGCCGATCCCGCCGCTCTGGGCGAAGGTCGCGATCCTGATGGCAGCGATGCCGTGCGGCGCGTCCAGCTTCGTGCTGGCGGGCAAGGCAGGCCGATGGGCGATGGAGCTGAGCGCATGGGCGGTAATGCTGACGACGACGCTCGCCTCCCTGTCGCTGATCGGCATATTGTGGTGGCTGGGCGCCTAA
- a CDS encoding sugar phosphate isomerase/epimerase family protein, which translates to MGAPQLIATCWTTAGDVRPDRPDNLGRFPLEQRIEAAARAGYAGNGFWLGDLIAWQERGLGYAALKQRLADAGQHLVELEFLIDWFAAGQRRAQSDAARAQLFRAADALGARHVKVMPPFLPDDPQDADLAAEFAELCEEAAGHGLMVGLEMLPFSSLPNLEAALGMVAAANAPNGGLLIDIWHVVRAGGVVADVAQVPGRFIIAAELCDAMMAMQDSITEDTMRHRKLCGEGEFDIPGFIRALGEAGYDGPYGVEILSDAFRQLPLAEAAQRSFDTSAAQFKR; encoded by the coding sequence ATGGGCGCGCCGCAGCTGATCGCTACCTGCTGGACGACGGCAGGTGATGTGCGCCCGGACCGGCCGGACAATCTCGGCCGCTTTCCGCTAGAGCAACGGATCGAGGCGGCGGCGCGTGCAGGCTATGCGGGGAACGGCTTTTGGCTAGGCGACCTTATCGCCTGGCAGGAGCGTGGCCTTGGCTATGCGGCGCTGAAGCAGCGCCTGGCCGATGCGGGGCAGCATCTGGTCGAGCTGGAATTCCTGATAGACTGGTTCGCGGCGGGCCAACGGCGGGCCCAGTCGGACGCAGCGCGCGCGCAGCTGTTTCGCGCCGCCGATGCGCTGGGCGCTCGGCATGTGAAGGTCATGCCGCCCTTTCTGCCCGACGATCCCCAAGACGCCGATCTTGCGGCGGAATTTGCCGAGTTGTGCGAAGAAGCAGCGGGCCATGGGCTGATGGTGGGGCTGGAGATGCTGCCATTTTCAAGCCTGCCCAATCTGGAGGCGGCGCTAGGGATGGTGGCGGCGGCGAACGCCCCCAATGGCGGGCTGCTGATCGATATATGGCATGTCGTGCGCGCCGGCGGCGTTGTGGCGGATGTCGCGCAGGTGCCCGGCCGTTTCATCATCGCGGCCGAACTGTGCGACGCCATGATGGCTATGCAGGACAGCATCACCGAAGACACGATGCGGCATCGCAAGCTATGCGGCGAGGGCGAGTTCGACATCCCTGGCTTCATCCGCGCCCTGGGTGAGGCGGGCTATGATGGTCCCTATGGCGTTGAAATATTGTCCGATGCCTTCCGCCAGCTGCCCCTTGCGGAAGCGGCGCAGCGCAGCTTCGACACGAGCGCCGCGCAATTTAAGCGTTGA
- a CDS encoding NAD(P)-dependent oxidoreductase, with protein MTTKIGFIGLGAMGLPMSSNLQRKGFAVTVYDIDDAKMSTVAELGAKKAANVAEASRGQDIVITVLPATQHVEAVVLGEDGVLANIDAGALLMDLSTIDAKGTDRVAEACRAKGIAFVDAPIGRLALHAERGESLFMVGAEDPDFARVEPALNAMGTDIFRCGKPGMGSRMKVINNFMLLSTAQVVAESIALGTKLGLDIQTIHDVTGNTTARNGQFHVLMVNKVLKGDVEPGFTIDLAFKDLSLAMNAAAENRVGLPMGAAAHAVFGGARAGDYATKDYSALLDYACRNAGIEPPRMD; from the coding sequence ATGACCACCAAGATCGGCTTCATCGGCCTGGGCGCGATGGGCCTGCCCATGTCATCGAACCTGCAGCGCAAGGGCTTTGCGGTGACGGTCTATGACATTGACGACGCGAAGATGAGCACGGTTGCCGAGCTGGGCGCGAAGAAGGCGGCGAATGTCGCCGAAGCCAGCCGCGGCCAGGACATCGTCATCACCGTCCTGCCCGCGACGCAGCATGTCGAGGCGGTGGTGCTGGGTGAAGATGGCGTGCTGGCGAATATCGACGCTGGCGCATTGCTGATGGACCTGTCCACCATCGACGCCAAGGGCACCGATCGCGTGGCGGAAGCCTGCCGCGCCAAGGGCATCGCCTTTGTCGATGCGCCCATCGGCCGCCTGGCGCTGCATGCCGAGCGGGGCGAATCTTTGTTCATGGTGGGCGCTGAGGACCCCGATTTCGCGCGTGTCGAACCGGCGTTGAACGCCATGGGCACCGACATCTTCCGTTGTGGCAAGCCCGGCATGGGCAGCCGCATGAAGGTGATCAACAATTTCATGCTGCTGTCCACCGCGCAGGTGGTCGCCGAATCGATCGCGCTTGGCACCAAGCTCGGCCTCGACATCCAGACCATCCATGATGTCACCGGCAACACCACCGCGCGCAATGGCCAGTTCCATGTGCTGATGGTGAACAAGGTGCTCAAGGGCGATGTGGAGCCGGGCTTCACCATCGACCTGGCGTTCAAGGACCTGAGCCTTGCGATGAACGCAGCGGCGGAAAATCGCGTTGGCCTGCCCATGGGTGCGGCTGCCCATGCCGTGTTCGGCGGCGCGCGTGCGGGCGACTATGCGACGAAGGATTATTCGGCGCTGCTCGACTATGCCTGCCGCAACGCCGGGATCGAACCGCCGCGGATGGATTGA
- a CDS encoding CaiB/BaiF CoA transferase family protein: MSDKQTPTGPLAGIKVLDLSRVLAGPWTTQILGDLGAEVIKIEQPGQGDDTRRWGPPFLDDGSKDAAYYLCANRNKQSVAINLADPRGAELIRQIALDADIVVENFRVDGLNKYGLDYASLSKINPKLIYCSITGFGQDGPYKDRGGYDFLIQGMSGLMSITGRPDDEAGGGPMKVGIPISDLVTGLYSAISILAALAHRDRTGEGQHIDMALLDTQVSLLANQASNYLNGGMIPRRLGNEHPNTVPYQDFSCSDGDILVALGNDRQFRSFCELIGRPDLPDDPRFIDNGHRSPNRKALQDEMRPAIAKWKSDDLIAAMEAAKLPGGRVNEIPDILADEHVVARGVIKDMLRSDGTPVKVLGYPGKFSKTPADYRRAPPRSGEDTRSVLTDVLGLSEGQITALVEAGVVAEKLH, encoded by the coding sequence GTGAGCGACAAGCAGACGCCCACCGGGCCGCTCGCCGGGATCAAAGTCCTCGATCTGTCCCGCGTGCTGGCCGGACCGTGGACGACGCAAATATTGGGCGACCTGGGCGCGGAGGTCATCAAGATCGAACAGCCCGGACAGGGCGACGACACGCGCCGCTGGGGACCTCCTTTCCTCGACGACGGGTCCAAGGACGCGGCCTATTATCTGTGCGCCAACCGCAACAAGCAGTCGGTCGCGATCAACCTCGCCGACCCGCGCGGCGCGGAGTTGATCCGGCAGATCGCGCTAGACGCGGACATCGTCGTGGAGAATTTCCGTGTCGACGGGCTCAACAAATATGGCCTCGACTACGCCTCTCTGTCCAAGATCAATCCGAAGCTCATCTATTGTTCGATCACCGGCTTTGGCCAGGATGGCCCCTATAAGGATCGGGGCGGCTATGACTTCCTGATCCAGGGGATGAGCGGTCTCATGTCGATCACCGGCCGTCCCGACGATGAGGCAGGCGGCGGCCCGATGAAGGTCGGCATTCCGATCAGCGATCTGGTGACGGGCCTTTATTCGGCCATTTCCATCCTCGCCGCGCTCGCGCATCGCGACCGCACTGGGGAAGGCCAGCATATCGACATGGCGCTGCTGGACACGCAGGTGTCGCTGCTCGCCAACCAGGCTTCCAACTATCTGAACGGCGGCATGATCCCCCGCCGGCTGGGCAATGAACACCCCAATACCGTGCCCTATCAGGATTTCTCCTGTTCCGATGGCGACATATTGGTGGCGCTGGGCAATGACCGGCAGTTCCGCAGCTTCTGCGAACTGATCGGCCGCCCCGACCTGCCCGACGATCCGCGCTTCATCGACAATGGCCATCGCTCGCCCAACCGCAAGGCGTTGCAGGACGAGATGCGGCCTGCCATCGCAAAATGGAAATCGGACGATCTGATCGCGGCGATGGAAGCAGCCAAGTTGCCGGGCGGACGCGTCAACGAAATCCCCGACATATTGGCCGACGAGCATGTCGTTGCGCGCGGCGTCATCAAGGACATGCTCCGGTCGGACGGCACGCCGGTCAAGGTGCTGGGCTATCCGGGGAAATTTTCCAAGACGCCCGCCGACTATCGCCGTGCGCCACCGCGTTCGGGTGAAGATACGCGTTCGGTGCTGACCGATGTTCTGGGATTGTCCGAAGGTCAGATCACCGCGCTTGTGGAAGCGGGCGTTGTCGCGGAAAAACTTCACTGA
- a CDS encoding crotonase/enoyl-CoA hydratase family protein, which produces MEPFLLVERDGPVVIARFNRPDERNTITEVAHSEEIVDFCRHMVRDTSVRAIVLTGNGKAFSAGGNVKYMAERSGMFGGSPYEIRNSYRTSVQMIGPAIHELEVPIIAAINGPAIGLGLDISCMCDIRLMADTAVVAESYVKLGIIPGGGGGWLLPRLIGPQRANIMTLTGEAINAATALEYGLVAEVLPADKLMDRALELAGKIAANPGHATRMAKRLMREGADMKLPTLLEMAAGYQSLAHYTEDHHEAIAAFLGKRAPEFQNK; this is translated from the coding sequence TTGGAACCGTTCCTTCTCGTCGAGCGCGACGGCCCCGTCGTCATCGCCCGTTTCAACCGCCCCGATGAACGCAACACCATCACCGAGGTCGCGCATAGCGAGGAAATCGTCGATTTCTGCCGCCACATGGTGCGCGACACATCGGTTCGGGCGATCGTCCTGACCGGCAATGGCAAGGCGTTCAGCGCGGGCGGCAACGTCAAATATATGGCCGAACGATCGGGCATGTTCGGCGGCTCGCCCTATGAGATCCGGAATTCCTACCGCACCAGCGTGCAGATGATCGGACCGGCGATCCACGAACTGGAAGTGCCCATCATCGCCGCGATCAACGGCCCGGCGATCGGCCTGGGCCTCGACATTTCCTGCATGTGCGACATCCGCCTGATGGCGGACACGGCCGTCGTGGCGGAAAGCTATGTGAAGCTCGGCATCATTCCGGGCGGTGGCGGCGGATGGTTGTTGCCGCGCCTGATCGGGCCGCAGCGCGCCAATATCATGACGCTGACCGGCGAAGCGATCAACGCCGCGACCGCGCTGGAATATGGCCTGGTCGCCGAAGTGCTGCCCGCCGACAAGCTGATGGACCGGGCGCTGGAACTGGCGGGCAAGATCGCCGCTAATCCGGGCCACGCCACCCGGATGGCCAAGCGGCTGATGCGCGAAGGGGCGGACATGAAGCTGCCAACGCTGCTGGAAATGGCGGCGGGTTATCAGTCGCTCGCCCATTATACCGAAGACCATCATGAAGCGATCGCCGCCTTCCTCGGCAAGCGCGCGCCGGAGTTCCAGAACAAGTGA
- a CDS encoding LysR family transcriptional regulator — translation MELRQLRYFVMLAETGNFHRAAERLNMSQPPLTVAIRKLEDELGAALFVRSARGVTLTAAGRASLEMARATLAQADRFREAAREGAAGERGRLRVGFVGSATFELLPRLITEYRRRYPAVELVLEEATSMEIARKLAAGELDVGLVRLPLLQIAAVDTQVIDPDELYAALPEGSPFADAESVELSDLAAQPFILQSRISVLHSITLTACQKAGFMPIVAQEAAQLSAVLALVRSGLGVALVPSRAAGSVPQGVRLVHLASPVPVLTGVALPRDTPSPLAQNFAAIASNSD, via the coding sequence ATGGAACTGCGTCAGCTTCGCTACTTTGTCATGCTGGCCGAAACGGGCAATTTCCACCGTGCGGCCGAGCGGCTGAATATGTCGCAGCCGCCGCTGACGGTCGCCATCCGCAAGCTGGAGGACGAATTGGGCGCGGCGCTGTTCGTGCGAAGTGCGCGGGGCGTGACGCTGACGGCGGCGGGCCGCGCCTCGCTGGAGATGGCGCGGGCTACGCTGGCGCAGGCCGATCGCTTTCGGGAAGCCGCGCGAGAAGGGGCTGCTGGGGAAAGGGGGCGGCTGCGCGTTGGCTTTGTCGGCTCGGCGACCTTCGAACTGCTGCCGCGCCTCATTACGGAATATCGCCGACGCTATCCTGCCGTCGAACTGGTGCTGGAGGAAGCGACAAGCATGGAAATCGCGCGCAAGCTGGCTGCGGGCGAATTGGACGTTGGGCTGGTGCGCCTGCCGCTGCTTCAGATCGCGGCCGTGGACACGCAGGTGATCGACCCGGACGAACTATATGCCGCGCTCCCAGAGGGCAGCCCCTTCGCCGACGCGGAAAGCGTGGAGTTGAGCGATCTCGCCGCGCAGCCCTTCATCCTGCAAAGCCGCATCAGCGTGCTGCATTCGATCACGCTGACCGCCTGCCAAAAGGCGGGGTTCATGCCCATCGTCGCGCAGGAAGCCGCGCAGCTCAGCGCCGTTCTCGCCCTCGTCCGCTCGGGCCTCGGCGTGGCGCTCGTCCCTTCCCGCGCCGCAGGATCGGTTCCGCAGGGCGTCCGCCTGGTCCACCTCGCCAGCCCGGTGCCCGTCCTGACCGGCGTCGCCCTGCCGCGCGACACGCCCAGCCCGCTCGCTCAAAACTTCGCCGCGATCGCATCCAATAGCGACTAA
- a CDS encoding acyl-CoA dehydrogenase family protein has protein sequence MFETLTLSALPPEDEAIRPALRALIDEAIAELPVSRRARSWQGFDASFSRKLGQAGYLGLSLPKEYGGMGRGPFTRFVVVEELLSAGAPVAGHWIADRQSGPLILHYGTEEQRRFYLPRISKGEALFCIGMSEPGSGSDLASVRTRAEQQADGSWLLNGQKIWTTNAMHGDYMIALVRTSGTSADRQQGLSQLIVDLKAPGVIIRPIVDLTGDAHFAEVFFEDVRLAPDALIGSEGQGWKQVTAELAFERSGPERIYSSVVLIDAWVRHLEAVGRKDSATLRLVGSLMAQQAVLREMSLAVTARLVAGESPVVEASLMKDLGTSFEQAVPQLIGDDLAANPDEPVDPELYRTLLYVTYAAPSFSLRGGTREILRGIIARGLGLR, from the coding sequence TTGTTCGAAACATTGACCCTTTCCGCCCTGCCGCCCGAGGATGAGGCGATCCGCCCCGCCCTGCGCGCTCTGATCGACGAAGCCATCGCCGAGCTGCCCGTCAGCCGCCGCGCTCGCTCCTGGCAGGGTTTCGACGCCTCTTTCAGCCGAAAATTGGGCCAGGCCGGCTATCTCGGCCTGTCTCTGCCCAAGGAATATGGTGGCATGGGTCGCGGCCCCTTCACCCGCTTCGTTGTGGTGGAAGAACTGCTGTCGGCTGGCGCTCCCGTCGCCGGGCACTGGATCGCCGACCGCCAGAGCGGCCCGCTGATCCTGCATTACGGCACGGAGGAACAGCGCCGCTTTTACCTGCCCCGCATCTCGAAGGGCGAAGCGCTCTTCTGCATCGGCATGAGCGAGCCAGGCTCCGGTTCAGACCTCGCCAGCGTCCGCACCCGCGCCGAACAGCAGGCAGACGGTAGTTGGCTGCTCAACGGCCAGAAGATCTGGACCACCAACGCGATGCATGGCGATTATATGATCGCCTTGGTGCGCACATCGGGCACCAGCGCCGACCGGCAACAGGGCCTGTCCCAGCTGATCGTCGATCTCAAAGCGCCCGGCGTCATTATCCGTCCGATCGTTGACCTGACCGGCGACGCGCATTTCGCCGAAGTCTTTTTCGAAGATGTTCGTCTCGCCCCCGACGCCCTGATCGGTTCGGAAGGGCAGGGGTGGAAGCAGGTGACCGCGGAGCTTGCGTTCGAGCGCAGCGGACCGGAGCGCATTTATTCCTCCGTAGTGTTAATCGATGCCTGGGTGCGTCATCTCGAAGCGGTTGGGCGGAAGGACAGCGCCACGCTGCGCCTCGTCGGATCCCTGATGGCGCAGCAGGCGGTGCTGCGCGAAATGTCGCTCGCCGTGACCGCGCGGTTGGTGGCGGGCGAGAGCCCGGTTGTCGAAGCCTCGCTGATGAAGGATCTCGGCACCAGTTTCGAGCAGGCGGTGCCCCAGCTGATCGGGGATGACCTGGCTGCCAACCCGGATGAGCCGGTCGATCCGGAACTCTACCGCACCTTACTTTATGTGACCTATGCCGCGCCCAGCTTCTCGCTGCGCGGCGGCACGCGTGAAATCCTGCGCGGCATCATCGCCCGCGGCCTTGGCCTGCGCTGA
- a CDS encoding acyl-CoA dehydrogenase family protein, with amino-acid sequence MDMSELIDPFARLIEDICTPAAIREIEQGGDTAAMWKAFLESGFLDALVAEESGGAGLSLSDAASLIALLGRHAVPLPVGDTMVARALLAAAGVEAPEGPIAIATGAGAAPFAAVATHILSGAPDAPVVTPANVEPTGVPHDGGAYVSGLDGKALRPIAAALRALLISGAAERVMEMTVAYANERVQFGKPIGKQQAVQQQLSVLAEQAVAARIAAAIGARAGLRPKLVDAAIAKHGTSLAAGQIAAIAHAVHGAIGISEEYDLQLLTRRLHGWRLADGSEGYWAGVLGELRMAEPAKPTADFIRGA; translated from the coding sequence ATGGACATGTCCGAACTGATCGATCCCTTCGCCCGCTTGATCGAAGATATCTGCACCCCCGCCGCGATCCGCGAGATTGAACAGGGCGGCGATACCGCAGCGATGTGGAAGGCTTTCCTGGAATCCGGCTTCCTTGACGCCTTGGTCGCCGAGGAATCCGGCGGCGCTGGCCTGTCGCTGAGCGACGCCGCCTCGCTGATCGCGCTGCTCGGCCGCCATGCCGTGCCGCTGCCGGTCGGCGATACGATGGTCGCCCGCGCGCTGCTCGCCGCTGCTGGCGTCGAAGCGCCCGAAGGGCCGATCGCCATCGCCACCGGCGCGGGCGCTGCGCCTTTCGCCGCCGTGGCTACCCACATCCTCTCCGGCGCGCCCGACGCGCCGGTAGTGACGCCAGCGAACGTCGAACCGACGGGCGTGCCACATGACGGCGGGGCCTATGTGAGCGGGCTCGACGGCAAGGCCCTGCGCCCGATCGCTGCCGCGCTGCGCGCGCTGCTGATCTCCGGTGCGGCGGAGCGCGTGATGGAAATGACCGTCGCCTACGCCAATGAACGCGTCCAGTTCGGCAAGCCGATCGGCAAGCAGCAGGCCGTGCAGCAGCAGCTGTCCGTCCTCGCCGAGCAGGCCGTCGCCGCTCGCATCGCCGCCGCGATCGGCGCTCGGGCGGGGTTGCGGCCGAAGCTCGTGGACGCTGCCATCGCAAAGCATGGCACGAGCCTTGCCGCAGGACAGATCGCCGCAATCGCTCATGCCGTCCATGGTGCGATCGGCATTAGCGAGGAATATGACCTGCAACTGTTGACCCGCCGTCTGCATGGCTGGCGCCTGGCGGACGGATCGGAAGGCTATTGGGCTGGGGTGCTTGGGGAGTTGCGCATGGCGGAGCCTGCCAAGCCAACTGCTGATTTCATTCGGGGCGCCTGA